A genomic segment from Paenibacillus sp. FSL K6-1096 encodes:
- the opp4A gene encoding oligopeptide ABC transporter substrate-binding protein, with the protein MSKQLIGRLMLPLIFVVALSSCGGSSPSVQSYIERLSKSADEPVKGGTVTFGYPSAFQGIFEPAFFEGEDDANVLEFTTEAMFTVDDELSTVPNLATWQESEDHTVFTFTLKPGVRWHNGDELTVEDWKFALETIASPEYTGSRYYSVEMIKGAEAYHQGKAKSITGLKVLDPYTLRVTMNSAQVNLIDNLWAYPMNKRYFEGVAVKDMADSDQVRKRPIGTGPFKITEIVPGERVEMERFNEYYKGSALLDGVTYKTVDSKKMTALLEAGSIDMGAVPRDAYQAVGQLDNVEVMTAPGLSLEYIGFKFGRWDEERGQVVMDNPKFRDKRLRKAMYYALDRQGIIDRFSYGLGTLTETPVPSSSWAKIPDGEIDTYPYLPDKARSLLDEAGYLDQDGDGFREDPGGGKFIIHYDAMSGTKTAEARTEAILQNWRDVGLDVRLNGGSLKELNVFYEAVEEDDPSVELFNGVWGLAIDPDPTGLWRAKDPWNYPRWTSERSEELIREGISLKAYDKDYRKQIYYEWQKLINDEVPMIFFSERSSITAVNKRLQGVTTNAVSSIIDPQSWWIKTND; encoded by the coding sequence ATGTCAAAGCAGCTCATCGGCAGACTGATGCTACCGCTGATCTTCGTGGTGGCTTTATCGTCATGCGGCGGGTCAAGCCCGTCCGTGCAGTCTTACATTGAGCGTCTCAGCAAATCAGCAGATGAACCTGTAAAGGGCGGCACGGTCACCTTCGGATATCCGTCGGCGTTTCAGGGCATTTTTGAGCCGGCTTTCTTTGAAGGGGAGGACGATGCGAATGTGCTGGAATTCACGACGGAAGCCATGTTCACGGTGGACGATGAACTGTCTACAGTGCCCAACCTGGCCACCTGGCAGGAGTCAGAGGACCACACGGTCTTCACCTTCACGCTAAAGCCCGGGGTGCGCTGGCATAACGGGGATGAATTGACGGTAGAAGACTGGAAGTTCGCGCTGGAGACAATCGCCAGCCCGGAGTATACCGGCTCCAGATATTATAGTGTAGAGATGATCAAGGGGGCGGAGGCCTACCATCAGGGGAAGGCCAAGAGCATTACGGGGCTGAAGGTGCTGGACCCGTATACGCTGCGTGTGACCATGAATTCTGCGCAGGTGAACCTGATCGACAATCTGTGGGCTTATCCGATGAACAAGCGGTACTTCGAGGGAGTAGCTGTTAAAGATATGGCAGACAGCGATCAGGTCCGCAAGCGGCCGATCGGCACCGGACCGTTCAAGATCACGGAGATCGTACCCGGCGAGCGGGTGGAAATGGAACGGTTCAATGAGTATTACAAGGGCAGTGCGCTGCTGGATGGCGTAACCTACAAGACTGTGGACAGCAAGAAAATGACCGCTCTGCTGGAAGCAGGCAGCATTGATATGGGGGCGGTGCCGCGCGACGCTTACCAGGCGGTGGGCCAACTGGATAATGTGGAGGTTATGACCGCTCCTGGCTTGTCGCTGGAGTATATCGGCTTCAAATTCGGACGCTGGGATGAGGAACGCGGACAGGTTGTGATGGATAACCCGAAATTCCGGGACAAGCGCCTGCGCAAAGCCATGTATTACGCGCTGGACCGCCAGGGCATCATTGACAGATTCTCGTATGGTCTCGGGACACTGACCGAGACGCCTGTGCCCAGCTCCAGCTGGGCTAAGATTCCTGACGGGGAGATCGACACCTATCCTTACCTCCCGGATAAGGCCAGAAGCCTGCTTGATGAGGCGGGTTACCTGGATCAGGATGGCGACGGATTCCGGGAGGACCCCGGCGGAGGCAAGTTCATTATCCACTACGATGCGATGAGCGGAACCAAAACAGCCGAGGCCCGGACCGAGGCCATTCTGCAGAACTGGCGGGATGTGGGACTTGATGTCCGGCTGAACGGAGGAAGCCTGAAGGAGCTGAATGTCTTCTACGAGGCCGTGGAAGAAGACGACCCGTCGGTGGAGCTGTTCAACGGGGTATGGGGACTGGCTATTGATCCTGATCCGACAGGCTTATGGCGGGCCAAGGATCCCTGGAATTATCCGCGCTGGACCTCGGAGCGCAGCGAGGAGCTGATCCGTGAAGGGATCAGTCTGAAGGCATATGACAAGGATTACCGCAAACAGATCTATTATGAATGGCAGAAGCTGATTAATGATGAGGTTCCGATGATCTTCTTCTCCGAACGCTCCAGTATTACCGCAGTGAACAAGCGCCTGCAGGGGGTAACCACGAACGCCGTGAGCAGTATTATCGACCCGCAGAGCTGGTGGATTAAGACCAACGATTAG